The genomic region TGGGGGGCAGAGGTCAACACTGACAGACACTTTATAGCAGGACATCTAACCTTTGCTCCAGTCACTTGTGTGGCTATTAACCCTATGTTATTTCTCACAAGGTCAAATGAGGTGTCATATTTCACAACTTACTGTGTTGATTTTCTCAATTTTGATCAATGTTTTCGTTCCCTCAGAGATGCCAGTATGTCTGTTTCTGCTGTAGAGACTTGTGTCTCTGTGTTGCAGAGTGGCTGTTTGACTGACTTGTCTCTGTGTTGCAGAGTGGCTGTTTGACTGACTTGTATCTCTGTGTTGCAGAGTGGCTGTTTGACTGACTTGTCTCTGTGTTGCAGAGTGGCTGTTTGACTGACTTGTATCTCTGTGTTGCAGAGTGGCTGTTTGACTGACTTGTATCTCTGTGTTGCAGAGTGGCTGTTTGACTGACTTGTCTCTGTGTTGCAGAGTGGCTGTTTGACTGACTTGTATCTCTGTGTTGCAGAGTGGCTGTTTGACTGACTTGTGTCTCTGTGTTGCAGAGTGGCTGTTTGACTGACTTGTATCTCTGTGTTGCAGAGTGGCTGTTTGACTGACTTGTATCTCTGTGTTGCAGAGTGGCTGTTTGACTGCACAGTGCAGAAGCTAGTCCTTGTTATCACATGTCTGGAGACTAGTGAGGTGCTGGAACGGTGGCAGTTTGACATTGAGTGTGACAAGAGTGCCAAGGAGATCAGGTACGGTAGGATACTTCAGCAGCAGTGGTACCTGACCACCACAAACACATATGTGACGGCCTTTGTGTGTCTCTTCTCTCAGCGCTCCCAGGGAGAAGTCCATCAAGTCCATCCAGGATGAGATTCGCTCAGTCATCAGACAGATCACTGCCACTGTCACCTTCCTACCCCTGCTGGAGACTGCctgtgagtagtgtgtgtgtgagaaccagTGTTTCCATTGGCAGTTAAGAGCCTGCTTTTGGCcaataaaaaacaaacacaaaagcCAACCAATAAGCACATTTCACTTTGTTGCCAAGCAAATATCCAGATGAAAATACAAACCATTTTCTAAATCAGTTTTTCCGTGCAGAGAGGTTGGTTCAGGTTGTCTTTCAATAAAATAAGCTCTctactctccctgcctgtctgtctggagcTTGACTTAGCAACCTGCAACATTCTATCAATTTGTACCTGACTGCAAATGTTCCCGCCTATTGCGTTTGTGACAGACAGTTGTTTACAGGCGGCAAGTGTTCCGGTATTTTATGACGTTTTTGCTAGATTCATCTCCCTAAAAGATCATTTCCAGACGTTTTGCTAGATTCATCTGCCTAAAAGATCATTTCCAGACGTTTTGCTAGATTCATCTGCCTAAAAGATCATTTCCAGACGTTTTGCTAGATTCATCTCCCTAAAATATAATTTCCAGACGTTTTGCTAGATTCATCTGCCTAAAAGATCATTTCCAGACGTTTTGCTAGATTCATCTGCCTAAAAGATCATTTCCAGACGTTTTGCTAGATTCATCTCCCTAAAATATCATTTCCAGAAATGTCATAATGTGTCCACCCAGGAGGGTTATTTAGATAAAGCGATCTTCCTCAAGTAGTtaccttttttattttatattttatataaacAAAACAAGCTAGTTAGTTTTACTAGCTACTGTACCAAGGATGGAGGCATCTACAAGTGGGAAAATAAATATTCTGTCCTAAACACTGAAACTAAGGAtgatgacagagggagggagatgtgcAAGAAGCTAATGTTCACTTGGAAGGCTCATTCCTCTCTTCATCAGTGTTTATGGGCACATTAAGGGACTGCATTAAATGGATTTCTATTTTATCTTCTAAAATCTGGTCGGACGTTTGACCGGCACATATTCTTCTTAACAGAAATGTTCCTGATGCGCCTTGATATCCCCTGAATTTTGACGCCTCTCCCCAGGTGCCTTTGACCTCCTCGTTTACACCGACAAGGACCTAGAGGTGCCCGACAAATGGGAGGAGTCGGGCCCCCAGATCATCGACCAATCGGAGGAGGTTCGTCTGCGTTCCTTCACCACCTCCATCCACAAGGTCAACAGCACGGTGGCCTACAAGAGGGCcaactcagactagagccttgaCCTCTAACCTGCCACCCCCTGTACATAGTTATCGCTCAATGCCACATCTTccctgctgaatacaacaaggaACGTTGGAGATTGACTACAATTGATCTACAAATCATAATCCATAGTAATTTAGGATCCAATGTGATTTGTAGGTCAGCCAGTCTGCAGTCGCCGACTGCCATCTCAAACGCGCACAATGGCTATGAGATAATATATACTACGCTTACCCTTTCCTACCTCCGCCTCTCATATCTCTCCCTGTATATCTAAAGTCCTTTATACTGATTATTCTGTCATGTCATTTTCTCTGTGTATTGGGGAGGCCTTGTTCTTCCTGACTCACTGCTTTGATGTAAATATATTGCCTGTCAATGGTCACTGATCTCTTTTGGTCCAATGCATTTACTTCCTTCTGAACTTTACCTTGTGATCTATCCAGTACTGAGCCTCGCTGTTTTAGAAACTAGTGTTTCGTGTGTTGTATTTTTAAGAAATGTTCCTACAATATATAAACGTTTCCATTTGATCATCAAGTCCGTGTTTTACCACTGCGATGGACCAGACGGTGGCGACGTTACCCGGGTTTCAGTCCCGGGTGGATATCCGACATCTATCTCTACATGTAAAATGAAAGGTTATTTCGACCAGTGTGACGTTATATCCAAAGTTTGCACAGATGACCGAGTACAAAGATAAGAAGCTGTATCCTTTTAATGGGATGTACCATTCAACTTGTCTCACAGTGTTTATCAgtcaacgggggggggggggggggggggtacagaagTCTAATCTATTTCTATAGGAGAAACCCTTTCTGAATGTCATCACCTCAGCCTCCTAACAACCAACAGGTCCTGTGACCTCTATACTGTGGCTGTTCATAGTCATCTTTATAGGTGCCGTGACTTCACATGCAACACACAGGTCTATCATTGGTGGAGAAGCAACACATGATCTGTTTTGACCAATCAGACACCAAAGCACAGGGACAAGTATACAGTTACAGAGACTTCTTTAAGTACACAATACAACCACAGGAACCACATACATCTGCAAGGAGAAAAGTGCTTCAGTTCGGACAAGAAGTCCAATTTTAGTTTCACGTGAATGACAGTGATACAGTCCACATGTCTGTACGTGACAACCACTATAGTATATTATGTGTGAATTTAAGAGGTTTGGGAAATGGAAAAAGTCATTTTCTTACAGAAAGGTAGTGAGTGGGTGGTTTAGCAGTCCTGTATTGGAAAGAATATAAAAACGAATGAATCCCCTTTTCCATGAGAAAGATTATTGTTTTGTATGAAATGCAAAGGACCTAATGGTGCAAATATATTTTAGGCTTCGGGGGTCAAGTGCTCCTTTCAACTCTAAAGACGCCCCGGCCTTACACATTAAACATGTTTAAGAAGGGAACAACAGAAAGGGAGCTGGTCCATTATGAAATGTGAATCACACCTATCATATCACAGGATGGCAGTGGAATCTTCTAGAACACACGTCTTTGGCTCAATGCGTAAAAATACACTGGTGAATTGATGGTCCAGGAAAGTTTTCAAAGCAGAGACGTGTGTGTTCTCAACATGAAACTTGACCTTACAGTATAGAAAttgaataaatatataaaacacataaGTATGCAATAGGTAAGACGAGTGATCGTTACATAAGATGAACGTTCTCTCAAAACCTTTgtgttgtgagtgtgtggtgtgtgagtttgCGCCGGTATTACAGACAAGCTTATGATTGTGGTTCTTTATGGTGGGTAAAAGTAAGTTGTATCTATACCGTTACATTAATTCTATTCCAGCCATCGCAATGAGctaagacctgggttcaaatagtatttgtaaTCTTTCATTGAGCTGCTTGGTACAACGGAACCAATGCAATAGTCTGAAAAGTACAAATCCTGCCCgaccatctggcactccagacgGGCTCAAAATATTTGAGAGatttcaaataatatttgaacccaggtctgtcttTTCTCTGGTGGCATATTGATCCCTTGGTGCTCAGTAGGCCGATAGTAGCCACAGgcacgcgccacacacacacacacaccttcagtgTTCTTCCTCCGACTGTGAGAGATATAATATAGTGACTCCTCCTTCATGTAGCAAGTCGACTTGGTGCACAAAAAGAAAGACTGGTAATAAATATAGCTTAGTGTTGACATTGTCTTCTCAGGGTGGTGGAGGGAtagtggggatggagggatagtggggatggagggatagtggGGATGGAGCGAtagtggggatggagggatagtggggatggagggatagtggGGATGGAGCGAtagtggggatggagggatagtggGGATGGGGGGAtagtggggatggagggatagtggggatggagggataatgggatggagggatagtggggatggagggatagtggGGATGGAGCGATAGTGGGGATGGGGGGATAGTGGGAATGGAGGGAtagtggggatggagggataatggggatggagggatagtggGGATGGAGCGATAGTGGGGATGGGGGGAtagtggggatggagggataatggggatggagggatagtgggggtggagggatagtggagatggagggatagtggggatggagggatagtggggatggagggatagtgggggtggagggatagtggggacggagggatagtggggacggagggatagtggggacggagggatagtggggacggagggatagtggggacgg from Oncorhynchus kisutch isolate 150728-3 linkage group LG9, Okis_V2, whole genome shotgun sequence harbors:
- the LOC109896474 gene encoding mitotic spindle assembly checkpoint protein MAD2A; this encodes MTSTLKGITLKGSAELVAEFFSFGINSILYQRGLYPPETFSRVAQYDMSLQLTTDTKLKNYLTNVVSQLKEWLFDCTVQKLVLVITCLETSEVLERWQFDIECDKSAKEISAPREKSIKSIQDEIRSVIRQITATVTFLPLLETACAFDLLVYTDKDLEVPDKWEESGPQIIDQSEEVRLRSFTTSIHKVNSTVAYKRANSD